The window TATACAAACTTGCGGATGAAAAAGAGAAGGAACTCTTCCTAACTGCCCATTTGTCATCTTTCATCTTCACGTTCTCAGGCAATTTGAAAGGGCCCGATCTCCCGGCACATGAATTTTCCTTTGATATGAAAAAGTATATGAGGATGTATGGGGCCGCTGCCATTTTTGAGACGGAGACCCTCATCGGAATGAAGGAAAATGACCGCTTCACAGCACAGCTTTCCAAACAACGGAGAAAGGTGAAGGAACAGATCCAGGCAGTTTTTCCTGAATCTTTGATATCGGAGGCGGAGGCGCTGCTGATCGGAGACCGGGGTGGAATGGATGAGCGGCTCGCTGCCGATTATCGCACGCTTGGCATCACACATTTATTCGCCATTTCCGGCCTACATGTCGGATTGCTTGTATTTCTGATGAGGGAGGCCATGCTCCGCTTGGCAATACGGAAAGAGACGGTGGATATGCTGCTGATCCTAGCCTTGCCATTTTATGCTGTGCTGGCTGGTGGGGCGCCTTCCGTCTGGCGAGCCGTTTCAGTCACAGTGATGGTCTTGCTTGCCGCTTCGGGCCGGTTGCGAATCCGGCTCGATGACGCCATTGCGATAAGCGCCATTGCTTTCATCTTGTATCAGCCCTTTGTCGTCTTCCAACCTGGTTTTCAATTGTCCTATATGGCAGCCTGTTCCCTGATCCATTCATCCGCCATCCTGGGGAAATCAACCCAACCACTGACCGTCTCTTTTCTCGTGACCATGATTAGCCAAGTTGCGCTTTATCCGGTCTTGCTCCATCATTTTCACGAGTTATCGATATCTTCCTTATTGGTGAATTTAGTTTATGTACCACTCTATTCCGTCATTATTCTGCCGGCTAATCTAATCCTGCTCGGTATTAGTTATATCTCGCCTCTGCTAGCCGGGTTCCTGTTCATGCCGTATGTCCCTTTCCGAACTGGGATCGCCGTTGTGACGGAATGGCTTGCCTCTCTTCCTTACCAGCTTTGGACACCCGGCCGACCGTCGGCTTTTCTGCTGGTGATGGCTAGCGCGGGGACGCTGCTGTTCCTGGTCGGGATGGAACGAGGGATCCGGAAATCGTGGATGGCAGCCGGTCTGCTCGTTCCTGCATTGCTGATCCACTGCGTGCCTTATTTCGACAAAGCGCTTCATGTGACATTCCTGGATGTCGGACAAGGGGATAGTATTGTCATTGAACTACCTTATCGCAAGGCGGTGTATTTGATTGACACGGGAGGGTCCGTTTCATTCGGGGCACCCGACTGGAGGACCCCTGACCAGCCTTTTGAAATCGGTCGGCAAATTGTCGTTCCTTATCTGAAAGGGAGAGGTATCACGACCGTCGACAAACTCATCCTGACCCATGCAGATGCTGATCATATCGAAGGGGCTGATGAAGTGATGGAAGAGCTGAATGTGAAGGAGATCCATGTTTCGCCTGGAAGCCGCGAAGAGATGGCAATGGATGATGTCAATCGGCTGGCGGCTGAAAAGGGGATCCCTCTGCTAGAAAGGGAGGCCGGCCTGTTTTGGGAAGATGGGAATGCCGGATTCCGATATGCAGCTCCGGCGGCAAATAGGATATATGAAGGAAATGACAGTTCTCTAGTGCTCCTTATGAAAACGACAGGGCCATCATTTTTATTTACAGGAGATTTGGAGGCGGACGGGGAAGAGCGGTTTCTTCGCCAGTATGGGCAATCCCGTTTTGGACCGGTCATTTTGAAAGCCGGGCATCACGGCAGCCGGACGTCGAGCACTGAACCTTTTGTAAAAGCATTGCGACCGATACTGACCATCTTTTCGGCCGGACGGAATAATCGGTACGGTCATCCGCATCCGGAAGTGGTCGAGACATTCGAGCGGCTCGGCTTGCCGACGTTATCCACTGCGGAATCGGGTTCGATCACGGTCACGGTAGAAAAGGAAAGATGGAGCGTTAAAACGATGAACTAATAAAAAAACGGACACCCTTCCCTTTCCGGAAAGGATGTCCATCTTTCGACTGACACGTTTATCGTGCAACGAAGTCGATAACTGTAGCAACAATAAAGATAAGTGAAAAAGCTACGAAAGAAACCGCAAAGCCAACGCCAGAGTATACCGCATCATTTTCTTTCGATTGTACATCATGTTCAAATTCGTTCATTGCTACACCTCCTAATTCCTATTTAGTATAGATGAAAGCCCTCTAAAAATCTAGAGGAATCCGTATTTTGTGCCGGGGCGGGAGGAACTGACACAAATTGTTCAAACAGTTTCCCGCGGATGAGGTATAATTTGTAGAGAGATGTAGTCGAAGAGGTGATTTGAGTGGCAACCGCGATTTGGAAAAAAATAGACGCGGGCAAAATCGATCCCATCTATTTGCTGACCGGGCCCGAGCAGCATTTGATCGATGAGACGATCAGCCGGTTGAAAAAATCGATCCTTCCCTTGGATGAAGAGGATGTCATCCGGTTTGATCTGGAGGAGACTCCGGTAGAGACGGTTATCGAAGAAGCGGATACCATTCCCTTTCTTGCGGACCGGAAACTGATCATTGCGGGGAATGCCAATTTTTTAAAGGCTCAAGAGAAGGCGAGAGAAAAAGTGGTCCATAATGTGGAGGTGTTGGCTGCTTGGTTGAAGGATCCATCCCCGACTTCGACAGTTGTATTTGTCGCCCCATATGAAAAATTGGATGGACGCAAGACGATCACCAAACTAATGAAAGAGACTGCAACGGTCGTCGAGGCGGAACGCATCCAGGGAAAGGATCTGTTCACGTGGGTCCAACAAGAAGCGGGTTCCCATGGTGTTCGGATCACACCGGAAGCGGCGGAATATCTCGTTAAAATGGGGGGAGATGACCTCTTATCCCTGTCATCCGAAATTTCTAAAATGGCCATGTATTTGGGTCAATCCGGCAATATAACGGAAACGATCATCGAAGAACTGGTCCCAAGGACACCTGAAATGGATGTTTTCCGTCTGACTGATGCGTATATAACAGGAAAAACGGCGGACGCGATCTTAATCTATAATGATTTATTGAGAAACGGGGAAGAGCCGATCATGTTGACGTCACTGATTGCCAGTCAAATCCGCTTGATGATCCATGTCGGAACGTTACGGAAAAAAGGCTATCCGCAACATCAGATTGCTAAAACAGTGAATGTCCATCCATATCGGGTGAAGTTAGTGATGGAAAATCGGAATATCCCCCACGCGGAACGCCTGTTATCAGTTCTTGACCAATTGGCCGGCATCGACCATCAATTAAAGACCTCTAGCGGGAGACGGGAGCGCATCTTGGAACTCTTCCTGATGGCGCCTTTGAAACGGTGACCGGTTTGCAGAGAAATAGAAAAGGGGCTGTCCATTCCGGACAGTCCCTTCTTTTCATGTCTAGCTTCGTGCGCTAGCTCTACGCACTTTGAATTATTGCGCTTTTTTTGTAAGACGTGCTTTTTGACGAGCTGCTGTGTTTTTATGGATAAGGCCTTTACGTGCAGCAGTGTCCATTTTTTTGATTGCAACTTTC is drawn from Sporosarcina sp. FSL W7-1349 and contains these coding sequences:
- a CDS encoding DNA internalization-related competence protein ComEC/Rec2 encodes the protein MELIWSENARIDGGRLKGFAKNLSGETYYVIYKLADEKEKELFLTAHLSSFIFTFSGNLKGPDLPAHEFSFDMKKYMRMYGAAAIFETETLIGMKENDRFTAQLSKQRRKVKEQIQAVFPESLISEAEALLIGDRGGMDERLAADYRTLGITHLFAISGLHVGLLVFLMREAMLRLAIRKETVDMLLILALPFYAVLAGGAPSVWRAVSVTVMVLLAASGRLRIRLDDAIAISAIAFILYQPFVVFQPGFQLSYMAACSLIHSSAILGKSTQPLTVSFLVTMISQVALYPVLLHHFHELSISSLLVNLVYVPLYSVIILPANLILLGISYISPLLAGFLFMPYVPFRTGIAVVTEWLASLPYQLWTPGRPSAFLLVMASAGTLLFLVGMERGIRKSWMAAGLLVPALLIHCVPYFDKALHVTFLDVGQGDSIVIELPYRKAVYLIDTGGSVSFGAPDWRTPDQPFEIGRQIVVPYLKGRGITTVDKLILTHADADHIEGADEVMEELNVKEIHVSPGSREEMAMDDVNRLAAEKGIPLLEREAGLFWEDGNAGFRYAAPAANRIYEGNDSSLVLLMKTTGPSFLFTGDLEADGEERFLRQYGQSRFGPVILKAGHHGSRTSSTEPFVKALRPILTIFSAGRNNRYGHPHPEVVETFERLGLPTLSTAESGSITVTVEKERWSVKTMN
- the holA gene encoding DNA polymerase III subunit delta; translated protein: MATAIWKKIDAGKIDPIYLLTGPEQHLIDETISRLKKSILPLDEEDVIRFDLEETPVETVIEEADTIPFLADRKLIIAGNANFLKAQEKAREKVVHNVEVLAAWLKDPSPTSTVVFVAPYEKLDGRKTITKLMKETATVVEAERIQGKDLFTWVQQEAGSHGVRITPEAAEYLVKMGGDDLLSLSSEISKMAMYLGQSGNITETIIEELVPRTPEMDVFRLTDAYITGKTADAILIYNDLLRNGEEPIMLTSLIASQIRLMIHVGTLRKKGYPQHQIAKTVNVHPYRVKLVMENRNIPHAERLLSVLDQLAGIDHQLKTSSGRRERILELFLMAPLKR
- a CDS encoding YqzM family protein: MNEFEHDVQSKENDAVYSGVGFAVSFVAFSLIFIVATVIDFVAR